One genomic window of Dromaius novaehollandiae isolate bDroNov1 chromosome 23, bDroNov1.hap1, whole genome shotgun sequence includes the following:
- the FABP3 gene encoding fatty acid-binding protein, heart, whose amino-acid sequence MAEAFAGTWKLVDSAHFDDYMKALGVGFATRQVAGLTKPTTIIEVDGDRVIVKTQSTFKNTEISFKLDEEFDETTADDRHVKSVVKLEGGKLVHVQKWEGKETSLVRELKDGKLILTLTMGSVVSTRTYERAS is encoded by the exons ATGGCCGAGGCCTTCGCGGGCACCTGGAAGCTGGTGGATTCGGCCCATTTCGATGACTACATGAAGGCGCTgg gcgtGGGCTTCGCCACGAGGCAGGTGGCGGGCCTCACCAAGCCCACCACCATCATCGAGGTGGACGGCGACAGGGTCATCGTGAAGACCCAGAGCACCTTCAAGAACACGGAGATCAGCTTCAAGCTGGACGAGGAGTTTGACGAGACCACCGCCGACGACAGGCACGTCAAG TCTGTGGTCAAGCTGGAAGGAGGCAAACTCGTCCACGTGCAGAAGTGGGAAGGCAAGGAGACGTCGTTGGTGCGCGAGCTGAAGGATGGGAAGTTAATTCTG ACTCTCACCATGGGCAGCGTGGTCTCCACCCGGACCTACGAGAGGGCGTCGTAG